The genomic stretch gttttgtggtgtataattgaatgtatgatgattatatgcctgtatgtgatgtcagGAATCATTTTggggtgaaaagggtgtgaaatcgcagggtctgtcgcagacttggggtttgctgaaatcgcaggtctgctgagcggagggggtccgctgagcggaggtcccaacgtagttctcttctgttggacgtcgctagaggtccgctgagcgggggtcggaagaatttcgcttctgccttgtgtcgctgagcgaaccttgctgtgtgtgaatttttctaaactttaaaatgacgtatcttttgatccgtgtatcatttcttagtgccgttttggacgttgtgcAAGCAATTAAAtgtttatatgatgaatgatgaatatgggcggtggccgactttattcctttaaaactcgatttaattacttgatgggaattgaacattgtgtgcatatgagataggtgtgacaatgtagttgatgtgatgatgaattgattgtgattattattatgattgtgatgaatgcatgactatttgaatgatgttgaaaacatgtacatacttattcggtgatgtggtgttgagatgaattgttcatcgtgattcggtgatgtttttaagtatgttatgtgtgtttcattcattcatatgcatttgatgttggattCCGGTGATGTTGGATCATTcatggacatatttcccattgtgcggaaattgtgtcggtgggccttatctcgatgaggcgtagatcggttaggtggattgattccacggtttattggtaccacatgcatagtgtcagttgtgtcatatgcatttcgtCATATTATGATTGTGTGGATTTCGgtgttatgtgttgtaatctaatATTGTGTGGATTGAtgaataatggatgtgaatctcaataagtataattgggtgaatggtatattatgatgcttgttgcttatgaattgcataatatctactaactgcgaatgagactcacccttacatgttgtcattttcagattgaggagtagcgacattagtgcttggtgaggatgactcgtagagtttatccacttatgttgggtcgtgtcggtcatgctctggtcttgtaacactgggaaacgAGAGTTTTAGAGTTTTACGAGATTACTCTGTTTTATTTGATATGACTTGTATTTCCATTTGGTCGTATTTAACattgtttcttattccgctgtgataaacatgattgtgttttggtgaatcgtttcctaatgaagcatgactttgaccttagttgatttaattattttaaataattgtggcacccttgtgcatatgtttttactctgatatatttacttaaattgccgcggggtttagaagggtgttacagtagtggtatcagagcatagtcggtcgtttgagtcagagtctcatgtcagttaatccctcgtatacgattagtgtaaggttgacactatcgatacttcttgttctaatgaatattgttttatatttagcagaacaatggccggaagaggaggaagaaacaatgatgcaattgctgaggctctgggcatgattgctggtgtttTACACACTATAAATTCTgcatctttcatattcaaaaacaccttcttcattaacaattccatactcataaatttcattatttttaagtGTTTACAAATCAGAATTTTCTGTGAAACTTTCTAcatttattttcattgaaaatttattctaagtttcatacatacattgtgaacacttatatactcattgagaattgttttgctcgaagaagaagatcaatctaagattgatattgctctccatctttcatcataaactcttgtatcattcaaaaatattatttctccttactatccaggattgttggaagtaagtgttgtgttttgaagaggattgttcttcattcacattagtgttgtttgatcttaaaggtgttaagaacctttgatcaccctataggttagatagtaagcataggcttgtacaataattctaactatagtgaaatctctttcgtgttggaaaggggactggagtactctcggattgtgaggggaaccagtatatatccttgcgttctttacttttccgcattttattgctttcatgactattaccaagaaaagaaaagaaccattcaaaaaccttcatattttaaaccaaaaattgttagaagtattctcataaaaccgattgaatttttgaaaacctaattcactccCCTCTTAGGCGTATCTTATACTTACATTAATTCCTTTCCAAAATATCATAATGTCGTTAGCATAAAAATAATGTGAGGGAACATACTGATTTTTGACAGCACTAATTAGCTTCAAGCTATTATTAAAGACTAGATTAGATAGGCCTCTAGACAACACCTCTTCAGTCATACAAAACATCAACGAAGATAACGGATTTCCCTACCTAACCCATTGTTTGCACTTGAAGAAGCCCTTAAGGTTACCATTTATACAAATGGAGATATTTGCAGAATGTAAAATGGTTTTAAACCATTTTGAGAATGTAGGATGGAAACCAAACCTATCCATGACTTTGAGCAAGAAATCTCAGTTAAGAGTATCAAAGGTCTTAGAGATCGTCTACCTTCATGGAAACTTTACCTCTAAAATATTTCCTGTTCAGGAGGTTAGCTTCCTCCGAGGTCAGTATGATGTTATCTCTTATTGATCTTCCATGAATAAATTTCTTTTGTTCTTTGGAGATAATATTAGGTATTACATTACTAAGCCTATCCGCCCGGGTTTTGGATATAAAGTTTTGCTTAAAGTTTGAAATATATTACGtctcttaaaatttaattttatacgttttttaatttttttaattttttaaaaggtttatgattttaatttgaaTCAGTTTGAATTTAAATACCTTTACACGACTAATAATAAGAATagtgataaaaataattaaataaaaaacatacttaaaaattaataggctaaattacagttttggtccctatattttagatttaaacaatTTTAGTTCCCCTCTCATGGTTTTTCAAAGAAAATCGAtaagatttttatttttcaacttatatttttatctacAAAGTTCAATAATAGATTTATATACAATAATTTGTCATGTTTTACAAgtaatttgtcatttaaaaaaatgaaaatatcgTTAATTTTAAGTCCAAAATTATCAAAGGGGACAAATactgtttaaatctaaaatagcaggaccaaaactgtttaaattcaaaatagggaaaccaattttgtgaatcagagaaaataaggggaccaaaactgtaatttagccaaaataataaaatgaagagtataaaatatttttttcattaaaaaattcaaaaaatataaaagttcATTTCACTTTAATAAATGATTtagtttagaaaaaaaaaattgtccaaTAATAGTATGATacgatttaaaatttaaaaccgGTGAATCGAACAAATAATTTAGTGCAGTTTAATTTTACACAAATTAAAATAGTTAGACTATTTGAGTGGAATATAATTATAGTTCAATTCCTTTCAGTTTGATTTTATTGGTTAAAATATATATCATGACACAATTTTAGTTATTAAAATTGAGTTGAATTCAATATTGAAAAATATTCTTATGATAAGATATTTGATTCGTCATGTgtgttaataaatattaattgtaTCACAGGCTATTATGTCATCAAAATTATCTTATCAATTATGTCATGAAATTAGAATATTAATTGTAGTTAGAGTATATCACAAGCTACCAATAAATCTATCAGAAATGTCTAGAATTTCCTGTCTTCTCATGCTGCCACATCAAATACTCTTCCTACAAAATTTCACGTAATTTgaatttataatataagaaaaaccCATTTATTACTGATTTATTGTGGATGAAAAACCTTCTGTGAGACCTCAACTTCTTTCTTCACAAACAGTTATTCCTCCATATTCTcattttctattttccacattTCAAATCGATTTTATCATTAGTCTTAGATATATAATCGATCATACTTACACATTTTCTATCATGTTCATGAAACCTTAGAGTGGAGATTTTGGTTTAAACCATTTTTGCAATTTGAGTCTTTCCCACCACTATTCAGGGTGAGACATgtgatataaaatattattgatatttatttattgtaaggtcAAAGAAATCATTGATTGATTGAATGattgtaatttttaatttattgtgaTGGTAATTTTTAACTTCTTATTAATAATAGTTGAAGCATTATGGTCTATTTGCACGTGATCTTAAAAGAATAGTTTCTTGGTATAATGAATCAACACCCCTATTTTCATAATTAGTATATATTATTTCAAAATgatctttaattttttatattttaagtgcaaataATAAATAAGCATTATGATCTATTTGCACGTGATCTTAAAAGAATAGTTTTTTGGTACAATGAATCAACACCCctattttcataattaattagtatatattatttcaaaatgatctttaattttttatattttaagtgcaaataataaataaatctcattgattgattgattttatgtttgagtgatatttatattaaattttaataattatcaaaatTGTAGATATTACAATAtgtaaataacataatattttatattaatttatagaactaaagaatattttaattgGCTTAAAAATGCATTTTTACCCCTAACCTATTCTTTACATTATCTTCAGCCCATGACCCATTTAGCAAATTACTCTATGTATAAGCTATATAAAGATTTGCAATATTGGATAAAATTTTGATGTGGGACACACCATAACTCTTATGTTTCACAAAACAAAACTACCCCCCATTGTAGTAGCTTTAAAGCTGCTTACAAATTTTACACCTTATTCCTCAATCCAACCATTTCATCACAACCATTTCAACACAACACAAATATTCTTTGTCTGTTATATCATTGGATCATTTTTTTGATGTTGTTTATTATCTTCTGATCCATTTTAAACAGCATCTTAAGACCCAAATTAAcgttttaaattatgtttttttcaAGATCTAGTAAAGTCAAAGTTAAGTATTCTATTACAACCATGATGCAAACTGAAAAtccatatctataatataagaaaatcaaTTGTTCTTGAAATTCCATATTTACCCTTCTTTGCAATTTGGACTGACACTTGGATGCTCTAAACGACTACCTTCCAATTGCCCACTTTCTGTCTCCACCTTTTTCTTCCTTGCAGATTTCAAGCTTCACGTGTGACACTGTTTCTATTTCCCTCGAGAAGACAAACTTTCAAATACCATGCTTTTCCATCATATCACTACTTGTCACACCTACTCTACTTCATCTTCCCCCTCCCTCTTCAGTATCCCTCCCACAAACTTCTATCTTCCTCCATCCACCCTAAATCTGTGTTGAACCTTCGTTTTCATTTTCTCTCCACCGAAAAGTCTCGCTCCCTCTCTCTACCATGGCCAGACCGTTCGAAAATATTGCCGACATCAATGACACAAAGGATTTGTGGAAGGTGGCGGTTCGTGTGGAGCATAAATGGAGTGTTATTTCCAACAACAAAGAACACTTTGAAATGATTTTTGTCGACAAAAATGTAAGGTTTAAACGTTGCATTTTTTAAGATCTTTTGAGTCAATAAAAGTTTTGCATTGTTTGTTTGACGTTGCTGCAGAAAATAGATGTTAGGGTTTAGTGTTTGATATATGTATAATACTGTATTGACTCATATGATACCTTTCCCAGGGGTGTGATATCCATGTTGTTGTACCAACGACGTATATGGCGGCATACAATGACAGATTTGCATTGGACCAGACCTATACAGTGTCGAACTTCAAAGTTGAGCGTAATAACTTGGTGTTTAAACCTTCTGGCCACGGGTTTATGGTGAAGTTTACTGGAGGAACAACTGTATCTGATGTCAACAAACATGAGATACAGCCAAAGCAACACATGTTTACGAGTTTTGTTGATATTATAACCGGGAAAACTCGGAAGGATATGCTTATtggtaatataatatatattaccaATAATGTTCCTCttatctcttttgtttatatgtttatctGGAATATAATATGTATGTTAATGATGTTTCTCTGATGATTTTGGTTTACATGCTTCTCGGTAATATATACCATAAATAATGTTTCTCTGATGTGTTTTGTTTATATGCTTATCGGTAATAACATTTTATTGTTGATATATATGACTCCCAGACATTTTTGGTATTGGTGAAAGTATCGGGTATGCCCAGAGACATCGCGGAAGTAAGAAATTACAGGTTAATTTGGTCCTAAGGGATGCAACGTATGTCTTTCCACCTTCAAAGTCTATCCGAGTGTCTATTTATGTATATGCAGTTTACTAACTACCATCATTTACCATGCCCAGGAACAATACAATTAATTGCACCCTTTGGGAGACTTATGCTGCTCAATTCTTCAAGGTTGATGAAGAACGGGTTAATACGTCCGTTCCAATTGTTATAATGCTTCGATATGCAAAAATTAAAGAAGAAGGTTGGACTTTTAATACTCTTTTATGCAAACTTTAATTTCAATGTAAGTTTATAGTCTTCTTTTTTAAATGCAGGACAATATCCTCTTTCGGTTACAAACACCTTCCATGTTACGCAATTACATATCAACGCAGATTTGCCAGCAGTGAAGCATTTCCTTGAAAGGTATCCTAAATACTTTGATATCTCTCCTAAATAATAGTTTATGATTCCTTACATGCGTGACTCCCGAGTTTATGTTGCAGTATACCTAAGGAGACTATGAGCGCGGTCTCTAGCCAGCTTAGCCTAAATTCACAAAACGTCTCCCGCTCCACGAATTCTGACAATTCGAGACAAACTCCTATGCAGAGATTGTTGTCTGGTGCTTTGGCTCTGCCTCTCATTGAAATAAAGAAACTGAAACAGGTGCGAAGGGATCTTCATGGATATTAACTGATTTCCAAATACACTGCCACATAATATTCTAAGGCAATTTCCGATTTTCTTCAATGCAGGTCTCTTTCTGCGCTACCGTTGTTGAAACCAAAAAACTGATTGCCTCTTCCTTCGGCTGGTGTTACCGAGCATGCCATTCATGTCCTAAAGCTGCACGTGGTGATGAACCTCCTTTCATATGCGATAACAATCATAAAACGGAGGCTGAAATATGGAGGTGAAGTTAATTTTTTAAATGTTCACTCCTTATCATTAATCACTCTTTGTTAATGTTTGTTTTAATCCATATTCCAGGTATAAAATTGAAATAGAGGCTGTGCATAAGGGCGTACCTTGCAAATTCATATTTTGGGACTGGGAATGTACGGATCTCTTGGAAATTTCTGCTGCTCAAATGCGGGATACAATGATACAGGTTAATTACTTATATCACTATATTCATGGTTGCTTTTTATTCAACATTTGTTTTACCAATGTTACTATTTTGTTTCAAAGGCTGGAATCACTGATCCTCTGGAGTTCCCATTAGCTCTTGATAAGATGCTTGACTTGGAGCTGGCTTTTAGAGTTAAGTGGCAGCCAAGCTGGGACTCATGCTCCGTTGTTATGCTCATTAAAGATAAACCCTTTGTCCAACAATTAAAGGCTCCGTGGGAACATACACAGGTATTAAGTAACCAACTTATCGCACGCGTTCTTTGATTTACAATCCCCGCAATCTGTACTGATCTTTAATATGCTTTTGACAGAAGGTGTCCACTTCTCAGCCCTCCGTAACACCTCTAACGGAGCAGGTATTATCATGCCTTCGTGATAATTTTATTACGCCGTTTATGTCTTTGATTTACAATCCCCACAATCTGGCTGATCTTTAATATGCTTTTGACAGAAGGTGTCCACTTCTCAGCCCTCCGTAACACCTCTAACGGAGCAGGTATTATCATGCCTTCGTGATAATTTTATTACGCCGTTTTTGTTTGCATATCTCACCAAAAATATTGGATACCTGTTATGTAGATTAAAGAGAGCGTCGACGAAGCAAAAACTGATGCTGCAGAAGAGTGTGAAATTCTTACGGTATCCTTCCAATGACTGAATATGTGTTTGGCATTTCAACAGCAAAGTAAATGAAAATAACACTTGCGATTTTGTTCTTACAGGATGTGGAAATTACATCCAGGCATAATCCTGATCCGGTCACACCTACTGCAAAAAGGCATATTGGTGATGGCTCCAACGAATCAACTACCGTGGCTGGGATGTGTGATGGAGAGCTGTCATCAACAAAACTTAAAAAAATCATCAAGTTGGAGAAGAATATTTGAGGAATATTTCAAGACTTTTCATCTTTTGCTGTCTTTGACATTTTGCTTTGTAATATTTTGGATCCATATTTTGCTATGTTCTTTATAATCATTGTTCACCACTGCAACAAGACAAGCCTAATGAGCATATATTAAGTAATCTTTCACTCTATATTTAAATAGCTTACATGTTATTACTTATTTCTTTTGGGTTTATAGAACATGTTGTATCAGCAAGTTTTCAAAACACACATGAAAAACAACTGCCCAGGTGCTGGAGAGCCTATCACCATGTTTTTCCAAATTGTTTTGTCCACATGCTTGGATATTAAGAGCCTGCATGCAAAAGTGTGGCTGCCACACACCCCATGCTTACTCAAACAAACTAATAACACTATGTTttcctatttttcataaaatttctAACGTCCAAATGtgcttttcatttgttttttttttctatccAACCATGGTGCTATCTATTTGTTTATTATAAACTATAATaaaccaatatgaataatatactACATATTCATAAACTTTTATTATGGTAAACAAACAGTTACAATTTGCATTTTTCGAACAATTTCTTTTTTCCAAACCACAGACATATGCCACACATTCTTGCCTTCTTATTTATATGATGATCAACCTACCTAGGTACCTACATTAGCCTGACTGCACAATGGAAGAGGCAGAAGCAAAACTCAATCATCAAAAATGCAAAAGAAACAGCATACTTTACACTTCTCCCATTTCCCAATAAAATAATAGCCCCGTAGCTGTATTATGACTTGTTGTTCACTTACCACTAAGACATTGAGTGTACAAGTTTATTTCTACAAGTACCTATTTTTATATTTACAAATTTAAGTTTCAAATTTCCAAACTATTCTTTTTTCCCATACATATTTCATGTAGCGGGAAAACTTAAATTTTCAAACTTACCCTCTATTTTTGGGACTGCATATTCACACCATTTCACATGAGCTGTTTACATGATATAGTCTTCCAACACCTATCATTTGATGCAACCTTCTACAAAACCTCACACCACATTGACATTGTACTCATTTTGAACAGTAGTTCCTGTGGATTTTCCGCAACTGTCTGCTAAACCGACTCCTGTCAACCATGGACTCCGATTCTGCAACAAACACCGTTGATGCTTATTATGTTGCCAGACGAAGGAGAAGACTTATATTATCGGCAAGGAGACGGTCACGGGAGGGTGTAGACACTCAACGTCCTATCATCCCGGTATGTCCGAGTGTAAGTACGATTCCAGACTTCCATTCTGTTGATGAGGTTATTCCAAACTTATCTTCGGCACACAATCATTCACATGGAACCCCTGCATCCTCTAACTATCAATTCTTGGAAAATTCTGTGAATGCCGCAGTGTCTAGAAAGAAGAGGAGGATAACATTGTCTAACAAGAGGAATACACCTTATAATGCAAACAAGGAAAATATTTGCATGGCCGGAGATTCTACTATAACCAGTACTCAAACACCGACATCCGGTTTGCGTTATCCACTTGCTGGTAATCTATCTAACATCATGAACAGATCCCCGTCCCAGAGACATGCACCTCAACCTATGTCTCATAAAAAAACCAGGTTACATCGGAATTCTAGAAATAACTTACTTGCCAGATTCAACCAAACTGTTCCACCTTATTGCAACACCGACAAGGCATCTACCTCTAAAGCACCTACTCAGTGTCATGCCGCGAACTCAAATTTTACCGCATCAGCTCATTATTCAGATGATGCAAATTCTAATTCTGAAGTTGATTTGAACATCTGTAGTGGttctgatgatgatgaagacGTTGATAACGAACCTTTAGTCTATTCTCATCTCGAAGGTTTGTCTGCCTTCCAACCCATGTTTATgttctttcaaatatttttactGCTAACGCATTTGATCCTAACCATGTTTGACAATGCAGAATACTCTGACATAGGAGATCGAGCTTGGGAATGTCCTTCATGTCACGCATATATGTGGTACCAAGAACGCATAGGAAAAACAAGGCATACCACTGTTCCAAAATTCACACGGTGCTGCAGAGGTGGGAAAGTTGTTCTTCCGCTGTTGAACGATCCTCCGCAACTGCTGCAACATCTTCTACATAATGGAACCCGTGCAGACAGTAAAAACTACCAAAGCAACATTAGAACTTACAATGCCATGTTTTCATTCACTTCGGCTGGAATGAAATTTGACAATACTGTTGCGGATGGAGGAGGCCCGCCGACCTTAAGACTGCATGGTCAGACCTGTCATCGAATAGGTACATTAATCCCGGAAGATGGAAGACTGCAATATGCGCAACTATATATTTATGACACCGACAACGAAGTAGATAACCGGCTTAAATGTTTCGGGTAATTTTACTTATGCATATATGATAATTCCTTCAATTTGTACTGTATCACCGCACTAACTGACCTTTTTAAAATTCCTCATTCAGCGACAACACTGTTATGAAGAGGGATATTGTCTCGAATCTGAAAGTTATGTTAGACATATGCAATCCACATGCAAAGGCTTTTCGAATGGCGAGAGATCTGTTGAAAGCCAACGCTTTCTTGGACTTGAAACTACGCCTAATCAGTGATAGACCCGAAGATGGACGTGTCTACAACACACCAACTGTGTCGGAGGTTGCTTCTCTTATTGTTGGCGATATCGATCCTAACACACCAAGAGACATTATCATTCACGCTCGCGATGGACATTTGCAAAAAATTGATGAGTTTCATCCCGCTTATTTGGCTTACCAATACCCTCTCATTTTTGTGTATGGGGAggatgtaacgcccgtataattttaatattaatttaattttattattgaattaataattagaattattaaagaaattgtggaaataataaataaatgaggttttggcttttgggccatatgtggaaatagtgGAAGAAGGGGGGTGattctgtaaaacctttttctaattttattatttcataaacattggatttgggaaccaagaaagaacgtgaaagaaagaagtctgaagatgaggaacgtaaagaggaaccaaagaggaagaggaccaaagatcaagaactcttggctaaggtaaggggggactctctggttatcatctattatcgtgtttttagataataatattgattagggatgttgttgagtcaattggatcatatgttaggtttagggaggttatgaattgatgaaaattgcatggattattggttgattatgtgttgttttgatgtgtgatgatgaataacgatgcaattgatgattaactgcctatatatgacgtttagagacagttttggactcagattgagtcagatcgcaggatctgacgcagacccgatagtctgcgaaatcgccagttcgcgccgcgtccccgtgttggcgccgcgaaggcgtaacttttttctcgttccgcgccgcgtgcataggttggcgccgcgaacatgtttttgtggttcaggtcgcgccgcgaactttggttgcgccgcgtgctgtagcgttagttgttttcttgggaaagttaaatgatgtgtaactttcgaaccataggtctgtttttagtgccgtttcgagcacgatgaatcttatgagatagcctatgttttaaatgatgaaatgaggtgtgaatccaattatttttaaatatgattttatttcttggtgtatgatgtattgtacatatatgtgatgagatgtgttaaatacatgatatgttgaaatattaatcatgtgacgatttgtttaattggatgatgtattgttgacatatatgaagAAATGTGATAAtatgagatgttgttttgaaaaacattatgatgtgatgatttgtttagagtcgtatgatgatgactgatttgctttgaaatgatgtgaatacatgtgtgtccttatttttgatgatgatgattgatgtggacacttgtatgttctttaatgatgatgattgattatatttgaatgatgct from Vicia villosa cultivar HV-30 ecotype Madison, WI linkage group LG4, Vvil1.0, whole genome shotgun sequence encodes the following:
- the LOC131597795 gene encoding uncharacterized protein LOC131597795 — translated: MARPFENIADINDTKDLWKVAVRVEHKWSVISNNKEHFEMIFVDKNGCDIHVVVPTTYMAAYNDRFALDQTYTVSNFKVERNNLVFKPSGHGFMVKFTGGTTVSDVNKHEIQPKQHMFTSFVDIITGKTRKDMLIDIFGIGESIGYAQRHRGSKKLQVNLVLRDATNNTINCTLWETYAAQFFKVDEERVNTSVPIVIMLRYAKIKEEGQYPLSVTNTFHVTQLHINADLPAVKHFLESIPKETMSAVSSQLSLNSQNVSRSTNSDNSRQTPMQRLLSGALALPLIEIKKLKQVSFCATVVETKKLIASSFGWCYRACHSCPKAARGDEPPFICDNNHKTEAEIWRYKIEIEAVHKGVPCKFIFWDWECTDLLEISAAQMRDTMIQAGITDPLEFPLALDKMLDLELAFRVKWQPSWDSCSVVMLIKDKPFVQQLKAPWEHTQKVSTSQPSVTPLTEQKVSTSQPSVTPLTEQIKESVDEAKTDAAEECEILTDVEITSRHNPDPVTPTAKRHIGDGSNESTTVAGMCDGELSSTKLKKIIKLEKNI